One Glycine max cultivar Williams 82 chromosome 3, Glycine_max_v4.0, whole genome shotgun sequence DNA window includes the following coding sequences:
- the LBD12 gene encoding LOB domain-containing protein 18: MSINSSCSISGGSSSGGNNNGAGGSGGNNGGGSPCGACKFLRRKCVPGCIFAPYFDSEQGATHFAAVHKVFGASNVSKLLLNIPVYKRLDAVVTICYEAQARLRDPVYGCVAHIFALQQQVVSLQAELSYLQGHLATLELPQPPPPPPPPSSPQATTMAPPVISIAELPSTVPATYDLSSLFDPMAQSPSWAVQPRPIESRQYVGSGPSGPSATSASGGDLQALARELLHRHGSAPVVACSNPSYSHPISK, from the exons ATGAGTATAAACTCTAGTTGTAGCATAAGTGGTGGAAGCAGTAGTGGTGGAAACAATAACGGTGCCGGTGGTAGTGGCGGTAACAATGGTGGTGGTAGTCCTTGTGGTGCATGCAAATTTTTGAGGCGAAAGTGCGTGCCCGGTTGCATCTTTGCTCCGTACTTTGATTCGGAGCAAGGTGCCACGCACTTTGCCGCTGTGCACAAGGTTTTTGGTGCCAGTAACGTTTCCAAGTTGCTCCTCAACATTCCGGTGTATAAGAGGCTTGATGCGGTGGTCACAATTTGCTATGAAGCTCAAGCAAGGCTTAGAGATCCCGTGTATGGTTGTGTTGCTCATATCTTTGCTCTTCAGCAACAG GTGGTGAGTTTACAAGCAGAACTCTCCTACTTACAAGGCCACCTTGCAACCCTAGAGTTACcccaaccaccaccaccaccaccaccaccttcttCTCCACAAGCAACCACCATGGCACCTCCAGTGATCTCAATAGCTGAGCTCCCATCTACAGTTCCAGCCACATATGACCTCTCTTCACTTTTTGATCCAATGGCACAAAGTCCTTCATGGGCCGTGCAGCCAAGGCCCATAGAGTCACGTCAATATGTGGGTAGTGGGCCTAGTGGCCCATCGGCTACTAGTGCTAGTGGTGGTGATCTTCAAGCATTGGCTCGTGAGCTTTTGCATAGACATGGATCTGCCCCAGTTGTTGCATGCTCTAATCCCTCCTACTCTCACCCGATTTCCAAATGA